In one Diabrotica virgifera virgifera chromosome 7, PGI_DIABVI_V3a genomic region, the following are encoded:
- the LOC114324252 gene encoding cytochrome c1, heme protein, mitochondrial-like, producing MSHLQKNFILRVSPVNTSFIRKIKTYFSKKSKNWQKKAIGAFGLLIGGTGVLICTLNSSVRASILELHPPKNRWGHQGLFTALDHASIRRGYEVYKQACISCHSLRYVAYRHLVGVTHTEAEAKAEAQEQMIVDGPDEEGNMYERPGKLSDFFRPPYPNEEAARAANNGAYPADLSYVVLGRTHGEDYVFSLLTGYCDPPAGVVLRDGQYYNPYFIGGATAMGPPLFDDSAEYADGTPAYASQLAKDVTVFLKWAGEPEFDQRQRMMVKLLTAGSMLMVAVWFMFRFRFMTLRARKFQYRPKGDKHICDKH from the exons ATGTCAcatctacaaaaaaattttattttacgtGTAAGTCCAGTCAATACTAGTTTTATTAGAAAG ATAAAGACTtatttttcgaaaaaatcaaagaaTTGGCAAAAGAAAGCG ATTGGTGCCTTTGGATTATTAATTGGAGGAACAGGTGTTTTAATATGTACATTAAACAGTTCTGTTAGAGCATCTATATTAGAATTGCATCCGCCAAAAAATAGATGGGGACATCAAGGACTATTTACTGCATTAGACCATGCAAG TATCAGAAGGGGCTACGAGGTCTACAAACAAGCATGCATTTCCTGTCATTCCTTGAGGTATGTGGCTTACAGACATCTAGTAGGAGTGACTCATACTGAAGCAGAAGCAAAAGCTGAAGCGCAAGAGCAGATGATAGTAGATGGTCCTGACGAAGAAGGAAATATGTACGAGAGACCAGGAAAGCTATCCGATTTCTTCCGTCCTCCATATCCCAACGAAGAAGCTGCTCGAGCTGCTAACAATGGGGCATATCCTGCAGATTTGAGTTACGTTGTTCTTGGTAGAACACACG gCGAAGACTACGTGTTTTCTCTTCTTACTGGCTACTGCGACCCTCCAGCAGGAGTAGTGCTCAGAGATGGACAGTACTACAACCCATACTTCATAGGAGGGGCCACAGCCATGGGACCACCACTCTTTGATGACTCGGCTGAATATGCAGATGGTACACCGGCCTACGCAAGCCAGTTAGCAAAAGACGTAACCGTTTTCCTAAAATGGGCAGGAGAGCCAGAGTTTGACCAAAGACAGAGAATGATGGTTAAACTTCTAACAGCGGGCAGTATGTTGATGGTCGCCGTGTGGTTTATGTTCAGGTTCAGATTCATGACCCTCAGAGCCAGAAAATTTCAGTATAGACCTAAAGGCGATAAGCACATATGTGACAaacattaa